A single window of Zea mays cultivar B73 chromosome 10, Zm-B73-REFERENCE-NAM-5.0, whole genome shotgun sequence DNA harbors:
- the LOC118473545 gene encoding myosin heavy chain, striated muscle-like yields MSSPTSPWFADLFADDRVRTLSHQVSTLGDRVWELEHKITQLMGEKAKLEKQLEEAKAISSHKEEVGRSLKAENDKLQSEVLVAEEKCSKSAAEVERLTKELGALAEAKRQLPRNSTTRRENHAESEDLKMRLEEMLAIKDLTESENDKLRSEALIAAEKQNMSEAEIERLKKELSGLLEAKEAAAKAFDVQKAEITNELEELQRKLKEIEANKDLVEGENSKLQSEILTAQEKYRQSEAEVKCIKQVVCSVVEAKEAAARASEAEKAEIMEEMDNLKRTIEEIKANRDLVESQNQELRSKISSAEQERSLFEGEIKSVRMELGAVEEAKQILTREFDAEKAEILKELDDLEKKLEELQTNKGLLEAENDKLQLEVLTAQHKQSMSEAEAESLKMELGALVEAKEAATKAFGAEKAKTTKELEDLKRKVEEIQTKKDLVEGEKDKLRLEILIAEQRHAMAELEVKRLKMDLAASAEARETVVRSCDAEKAKFMAEIENLRRKIEEIHASKEAAEKAARNKDAEADRLKDELARIRLSVSQLQASCDELDAKQSRLNDEKNSVQKALVSEKVEGNKLKLKIEELENHIAGKDGEKGKLKAALEEKMTEINALSKDNAMLHRTILEAQEKNKGSILSFLSPCGSK; encoded by the exons ATGTCTTCGCCGACATCGCCTTGGTTTGCGG ATCTCTTCGCAGATGACAGGGTGAGGACCCTATCGCACCAGGTCTCCACACTTGGGGACAGGGTGTGGGAACTGGAGCACAAAATTACCCAGCTGATGGGCGAGAAGGCCAAGCTGGAGAAGCAACTGGAGGAGGCAAAGGCGATCTCAAGCCACAAGGAAGAGGtggggagaagcttgaaggctgaAAATGATAAGCTTCAGTCGGAGGTTTTGGTTGCGGAGGAAAAGTGTAGCAAGTCTGCAGCGGAGGTTGAGAGGCTGACGAAGGAATTAGGCGCGCTGGCGGAGGCAAAGAGGCAGCTGCCAAGGAATTCAACGACGAGAAGAGAAAATCACGCTGAATCGGAGGATCTCAAGATGAGGCTGGAGGAAATGCTGGCCATCAAGGATTTGACAGAGAGCGAGAATGACAAGCTTCGGTCCGAGGCTTTGATCGCAGCTGAAAAGCAAAACATGTCTGAAGCAGAGATTGAGAGGCTCAAGAAGGAACTGAGTGGGTTGTTGGAGGCGAAGGAGGCGGCTGCCAAGGCTTTCGACGTACAAAAAGCAGAAATCACCAATGAATTAGAGGAACTACAGAGGAAGCTGAAGGAAATCGAAGCTAATAAGGATTTAGTGGAGGGAGAAAACAGTAAGCTTCAGTCTGAGATTCTCACAGCACAGGAGAAATATAGACAGTCTGAAGCAGAGGTTAAGTGCATTAAACAAGTAGTGTGTTCAGTGGTGGAGGCGAAGGAGGCAGCTGCAAGGGCATCTGAAGCTGAGAAGGCAGAAATCATGGAGGAAATGGACAACCTTAAGAGGACAATCGAGGAGATCAAGGCCAACAGGGATTTGGTAGAGAGTCAGAACCAGGAGCTTCGGTCAAAGATTTCGAGTGCAGAGCAAGAGCGTAGCCTATTTGAAGGAGAGATTAAGAGCGTCAGGATGGAATTGGGGGCAGTAGAGGAGGCCAAGCAGATCCTTACGAGGGAGTTCGATGCTGAGAAGGCAGAGATCCTGAAGGAACTGGATGACCTTGAGAAGAAGCTAGAGGAATTGCAGACCAACAAGGGTTTGCTGGAGGCTGAAAACGACAAGCTTCAGCTGGAGGTTTTGACCGCACAGcacaaacaaagcatgtccgaagcagAGGCTGAGAGCCTTAAGATGGAACTGGGAGCATTGGTGGAGGCAAAGGAGGCGGCTACAAAAGCATTTGGTGCCGAGAAAGCAAAGACCACGAAGGAACTGGAGGATCTTAAGAGGAAGGTGGAGGAAATCCAAACCAAGAAGGATCTGGTGGAGGGCGAAAAGGATAAGCTCCGTTTGGAGATTTTAATAGCGGAGCAGAGGCATGCCATGGCTGAATTAGAGGTTAAGCGCCTCAAGATGGACTTGGCTGCATCGGCAGAGGCGAGGGAGACAGTTGTGAGGTCATGTGACGCTGAGAAGGCCAAGTTCATGGCAGAAATAGAGAACCTCAGGAGGAAGATAGAGGAAATCCACGCCAGCAAGGAAGCGGCCGAGAAAGCAGCGCGCAACAAAGATGCAGAGGCTGACAGGCTGAAGGATGAGCTGGCGAGGATCCGGCTCTCTGTGTCACAGCTGCAAGCGTCCTGCGACGAACTTGATGCCAAGCAGTCGCGCCTGAACGACGAGAAGAACTCTGTCCAGAAAGCACTAGTGTCCGAGAAGGTCGAAGGTAACAAGCTCAAGTTAAAAATCGAGGAACTCGAGAATCACATTGCTGGCAAGGACGGTGAGAAAGGGAAACTGAAGGCGGCGTTGGAGGAAAAGATGACTGAGATCAATGCTCTCAGCAAAGACAACGCGATGCTACATCGCACAATTCTCGAGGCGCAAGAGAAGAATAAAGGTAGCATTTTATCGTTCTTGTCACCGTGCGGCTCCAAGTAA
- the LOC103640974 gene encoding tubulin beta-7 chain-like, producing MRKILHIQGGQCGNQIGAICDEHGVGATGRYVGNSDLQFERINVYYNEASSGHFVPRADLMDLESETMDSVRSSPFGQIFHPDNFVFGQSGAGINCAKGHDTEGAELIDSVLDVVCNEAVNCDCLRAFDITAPGGDVISGGFDDSASWNNNMVWVVDNSDDGHGCHNCVPVLIESMDSLVFNEMPLESVIWDEEAKHGDVVNLEGKGDQTHNNCEQGVVPNAPWKLGDPLFSKVGLKVAWDGEMQFESHTHEGLLLKVEKS from the coding sequence ATGAGGAAGATCCTCCACATCCAGGGCGGGCAGTGCGGCAACCAGATTGGGGCGATCTGCGACGAGCACGGGGTCGGCGCCACGGGCCGCTACGTGGGGAATTCGGACCTCCAGTTTGAGCGCATCAACGTCTACTACAACGAAGCCAGCAGCGGCCATTTCGTCCCTCGTGCCGACCTCATGGATCTCGAGTCCGAGACCATGGACTCTGTGCGCTCCAGCCCCTTCGGCCAGATCTTCCACCCCGACAACTTCGTCTTCGGACAGTCCGGCGCCGGCATCAACTGTGCCAAGGGGCACGACACCGAGGGCGCGGAGCTCATCGACTCTGTCCTCGACGTCGTCTGCAATGAGGCCGTGAACTGCGACTGCCTCAGGGCTTTTGACATTACAGCTCCAGGAGGTGACGTGATCTCTGGTGGTTTTGACGACTCTGCTAGTTGGAACAACAACATGGTTTGGGTTGTTGACAACAGCGACGATGGCCATGGTTGCCACAACTGCGTTCCAGTTCTGATTGAAAGTATGGACTCTCTGGTGTTCAACGAAATGCCGCTGGAGAGTGTGATTTGGGATGAGGAAGCCAAGCATGGAGATGTGGTGAACCTGGAAGGGAAGGGTGACCAGACGCACAACAATTGCGAGCAGGGTGTTGTTCCTAATGCTCCATGGAAGTTGGGTGATCCGTTGTTCAGTAAAGTGGGTCTAAAAGTGGCATGGGATGGGGAGATGCAATTTGAATCTCATACGCATGAAGGGTTATTGCTCAAGGTGGAGAAGTCTTAG